One region of Rhodocaloribacter litoris genomic DNA includes:
- a CDS encoding 2Fe-2S iron-sulfur cluster-binding protein, producing the protein MPKVTIDDQVFEFEGRPKVLQFCLDHGIELPHFCYHPAMSIPANCRQCLVEVGTPVIDRETGQPKLDKDGHPVIQFMPKLMTSCSQDITDGMVIRTHRTSEKVARAQEDTLEFLLINHPLDCPICDQAGHCPLQIQAYKYGPEGSRFEFRKVHKPKHVPLGPRVMLDAERCINCTRCTRFTDEISKSHQLTIIERGVRNYPMTPPGVVFDEPYSMNVIDLCPVGALTSIDFRFKARIWEMSSAPSITTTNAKGSNCYYWVRDNLVLRVTARENMAVNEYWLPDEDRLDYRKFNENRPEGPAVDGAPASWEAAYDRAAELLRGIDGRGILFLGSAYATVEDNYLLSKLAEARGADAPVYIPHIEPGHGDGWLRTDDRTPNAQGCERLGIRPVDEAAVRAKMEAGEIRAVYVLEDDPVAAGLFSAAELAGIPVILHHYHTTNQTLPVADVALPAAMVVETVGTYVNCDGHAQRVRPAKAIRSVHRWLMKELKLGRPDRHGTPFDRWYNEGNQVDCQPGWVSLPEVAARLGVEMKYRGPKQIMAEVAATNPAFAGATYEAMGLLGVRLEAVGEAV; encoded by the coding sequence ATGCCGAAAGTCACGATAGACGACCAGGTTTTCGAGTTCGAAGGGCGCCCGAAGGTGCTCCAGTTCTGTCTGGATCACGGCATCGAACTGCCGCACTTCTGCTACCACCCGGCCATGTCCATCCCGGCCAACTGCCGGCAGTGCCTGGTCGAGGTCGGCACGCCGGTGATCGACCGGGAGACCGGGCAGCCGAAGCTGGACAAGGACGGCCATCCGGTGATCCAGTTCATGCCCAAGCTGATGACGAGCTGCTCGCAGGACATCACCGACGGCATGGTCATCCGCACGCACCGCACCAGCGAGAAGGTGGCCCGGGCACAGGAGGACACGCTCGAGTTCCTGCTCATCAACCACCCGCTGGACTGTCCCATCTGCGACCAGGCCGGGCACTGCCCGCTCCAGATTCAGGCCTACAAGTACGGCCCCGAAGGCTCGCGCTTCGAGTTCCGCAAGGTGCACAAGCCGAAGCACGTGCCGCTGGGCCCCCGCGTCATGCTCGACGCCGAACGGTGCATCAACTGCACACGGTGCACCCGCTTCACGGACGAGATCTCGAAGAGCCACCAGCTCACCATCATCGAGCGCGGCGTGCGCAACTACCCCATGACCCCGCCCGGGGTGGTCTTCGACGAGCCGTACTCGATGAACGTGATCGACCTGTGCCCGGTCGGCGCCCTCACCTCCATCGACTTCCGGTTCAAGGCACGGATCTGGGAGATGAGCAGCGCCCCCTCGATCACGACGACGAACGCCAAGGGGTCGAACTGCTACTACTGGGTGCGGGACAACCTGGTCCTCCGCGTCACCGCGCGGGAGAACATGGCCGTCAACGAATACTGGCTGCCCGACGAGGACCGGCTCGACTACCGCAAGTTCAATGAGAACCGCCCCGAGGGGCCGGCCGTCGACGGGGCGCCGGCCTCCTGGGAAGCCGCCTACGACCGCGCCGCCGAGCTGCTGCGCGGCATCGACGGCCGGGGCATCCTGTTCCTCGGCTCGGCCTATGCCACCGTGGAGGACAACTACCTGCTCTCGAAGCTGGCCGAAGCCCGTGGCGCGGATGCGCCGGTCTACATCCCCCACATCGAACCCGGCCACGGCGACGGCTGGCTGCGGACGGACGACCGCACGCCGAACGCCCAGGGCTGCGAGCGCCTGGGCATCCGGCCCGTCGATGAGGCGGCCGTCCGTGCGAAGATGGAGGCCGGCGAGATCCGGGCCGTCTATGTGCTCGAGGACGACCCCGTGGCCGCCGGGCTGTTCTCCGCCGCCGAGCTGGCTGGCATCCCGGTCATCCTGCACCATTATCACACCACGAACCAGACCCTGCCCGTGGCCGATGTGGCGCTGCCGGCGGCGATGGTCGTCGAGACGGTGGGCACGTACGTCAACTGCGACGGGCATGCGCAGCGTGTGCGCCCCGCCAAGGCCATCCGCAGCGTGCACCGGTGGCTGATGAAGGAACTGAAGCTGGGCCGTCCGGACCGCCACGGCACGCCGTTCGACCGGTGGTACAACGAGGGTAACCAGGTCGACTGCCAGCCCGGGTGGGTGAGCCTGCCCGAGGTGGCCGCCCGCCTGGGCGTCGAGATGAAGTACCGCGGGCCGAAGCAGATCATGGCGGAGGTGGCCGCGACGAACCCGGCCTTTGCCGGCGCCACCTATGAGGCCATGGGCCTGCTGGGCGTTCGTCTCGAAGCCGTCGGCGAGGCGGTCTGA
- the nuoF gene encoding NADH-quinone oxidoreductase subunit NuoF codes for MEANSSKTKAGDWRNYRRVLLPPIKDLHRLEVYEQHDGYKALREALTTDKWTPQTIIEEVKESGLRGRGGAGFPTGLKWSFMPPVDPNVPRFLCCNGDESEPGTFKDRQLMEYNPHLVFEGMLLACYAISARAAYLYVRGEYADWISHMERELEKAYAKGYVGKNIMGSDFSCDIVIHKGAGAYICGEESSLMESLEGKRAYPRIKPPFPAQRGIWGYPTTINNVETLACVPLILNRGGAWYAKIGAEKHPGPVLYGISGHVNRPGVYEYPTGMLITDLIQEVAGGIRGGKKLKAVIPGGSSTPPLRADMIDGVTMDAESLREAGSMMGTAGLLVLDEDTDMVSWLRRVTHFYAHESCGQCTPCREGTGWLENIVTRIDEGEGNLRDLDLLLDLCTQMEGRTICALADAAAWPVRYTVNRFREEFEAKCRPSLVPAGGVPA; via the coding sequence ATGGAAGCAAACTCCAGCAAAACGAAAGCGGGCGACTGGCGCAACTACCGGCGCGTGCTCCTGCCGCCGATCAAAGACCTCCACCGCCTGGAGGTCTACGAACAGCACGACGGCTACAAGGCGCTGCGCGAGGCGCTCACGACGGACAAGTGGACGCCGCAGACGATCATCGAAGAGGTCAAGGAAAGCGGCCTGCGCGGGCGTGGAGGCGCGGGTTTCCCCACCGGCCTCAAGTGGAGCTTCATGCCACCGGTCGATCCCAACGTCCCGCGCTTCCTCTGCTGCAACGGCGACGAGAGCGAGCCCGGCACCTTCAAGGACCGGCAGCTCATGGAGTACAACCCCCACCTCGTCTTCGAGGGGATGCTCCTGGCCTGCTATGCCATCTCGGCCAGGGCCGCCTACCTCTACGTCCGCGGCGAGTACGCCGACTGGATCAGCCACATGGAACGGGAGCTGGAGAAAGCCTACGCGAAGGGCTACGTCGGCAAGAACATCATGGGGTCCGACTTCTCCTGCGACATCGTCATCCACAAGGGCGCCGGGGCGTACATCTGCGGCGAGGAGTCGAGCCTGATGGAGAGCCTGGAGGGCAAGCGGGCCTACCCGCGCATCAAGCCGCCCTTCCCGGCGCAGCGCGGCATCTGGGGCTACCCGACCACCATCAACAACGTCGAGACGCTGGCGTGCGTGCCGCTCATCCTCAACCGGGGCGGTGCGTGGTACGCGAAGATCGGCGCGGAGAAGCACCCGGGGCCGGTGCTCTACGGCATCTCGGGCCACGTCAACCGGCCGGGCGTCTACGAGTACCCGACGGGGATGCTCATCACCGACCTGATCCAGGAGGTGGCCGGCGGCATCCGCGGCGGCAAGAAGCTCAAGGCCGTCATCCCCGGCGGCAGCTCCACGCCACCGCTGCGGGCCGACATGATCGACGGCGTAACGATGGACGCCGAGTCGCTCCGCGAGGCCGGCTCGATGATGGGCACGGCCGGCCTGCTCGTCCTGGACGAGGACACGGACATGGTGTCCTGGCTCCGCCGCGTGACGCACTTCTACGCCCACGAGAGCTGCGGGCAGTGCACCCCCTGCCGCGAGGGGACGGGCTGGCTGGAGAACATCGTCACCCGCATCGACGAGGGCGAGGGCAACCTGCGCGACCTGGACCTGCTGCTGGACCTGTGCACGCAGATGGAGGGGCGCACCATCTGCGCCCTGGCCGACGCCGCCGCCTGGCCCGTGCGCTACACCGTCAACCGCTTCCGTGAAGAGTTCGAAGCCAAGTGCCGCCCGAGCCTGGTGCCCGCCGGCGGCGTGCCGGCCTGA
- a CDS encoding Uma2 family endonuclease, giving the protein MIEAGVFRPEDRVQLIDGDIIEMSPQGSRHATAIRLVENALRSVFTEGYDVRSQLPLALDAFSEPEPDVAVVPGGPRDYVEAHPERALLVVEVADTSLELDRGRKLAVYARAGIPEYWIVNLSEGTLEVYREPSGDTYRTKSTLGPGEAVAPAFRPEAALPVADLLP; this is encoded by the coding sequence ATGATCGAAGCGGGGGTGTTCCGGCCGGAGGACCGCGTCCAGTTGATCGATGGAGACATCATCGAGATGAGTCCACAGGGAAGCCGTCACGCTACGGCGATTCGCCTGGTTGAGAATGCCCTGCGTTCCGTTTTTACGGAAGGATACGACGTGCGCTCGCAGTTGCCGCTGGCGCTCGACGCGTTCAGCGAGCCCGAGCCGGACGTCGCCGTGGTGCCGGGTGGGCCGCGCGACTACGTGGAGGCCCACCCCGAGCGCGCCCTGCTCGTGGTGGAAGTGGCCGACACGTCGCTCGAGCTCGACCGGGGGCGCAAGCTGGCGGTGTATGCCCGCGCCGGCATCCCCGAGTACTGGATCGTCAACCTGAGCGAGGGGACGCTCGAAGTCTACCGCGAGCCTTCGGGCGATACGTACCGCACCAAGAGCACGCTGGGGCCCGGCGAGGCCGTGGCGCCCGCGTTCCGACCCGAGGCCGCCTTGCCCGTGGCCGACCTGCTGCCCTGA
- a CDS encoding ABC transporter permease has translation MFRTGHNDRPGALGLALFILIALLPIGFSLGYAFAYSVGLTGLLSEGPTGRHWAQLLREGEIWASFGLSLYVAAATVVLGVSGALLLVLYLRRPLRRGVLAYLIYLPLALPATVTAFLTYQVLSSTGYLARWLLALGLLEEASQLPGLVNDAGGVGIIAAHVGMAVPFFTLLFLHLYDSEKLDALTDLARTLGAGRRACLYRVTVPILLARARPNIVLLFIFVLGSYEIPLLLGRQAPQMVSVLAMRKYALFDLTEKPEAFIIALLYTALVLLLLIAGMRDGTVFRRGRETP, from the coding sequence TTGTTTCGCACGGGCCACAACGACCGTCCGGGCGCGCTGGGACTGGCGCTCTTCATCCTGATCGCGCTGCTGCCGATCGGGTTCAGCCTGGGGTATGCCTTCGCCTACAGCGTGGGGCTGACGGGGCTGCTGAGCGAGGGACCGACGGGCCGTCACTGGGCGCAACTGCTCCGGGAGGGCGAGATCTGGGCGTCGTTCGGGCTGAGCCTGTACGTGGCCGCCGCCACCGTCGTGCTGGGTGTCAGCGGAGCGCTCCTGCTGGTGCTGTACCTGCGTCGCCCGCTGCGCCGGGGGGTGCTGGCCTACCTGATCTACCTGCCGCTGGCCCTCCCCGCCACGGTGACGGCCTTCCTCACCTACCAAGTCCTTTCCAGCACCGGCTACCTGGCCCGCTGGCTCCTCGCCCTCGGCCTGCTCGAGGAGGCGTCGCAGCTGCCGGGGCTGGTCAACGATGCCGGCGGGGTGGGCATCATCGCGGCGCACGTGGGCATGGCCGTGCCGTTCTTCACCCTGCTTTTCCTCCACCTGTACGACAGCGAAAAGCTGGACGCCCTGACGGACCTGGCCCGGACCCTCGGCGCGGGCCGGCGTGCCTGCCTTTACCGGGTCACGGTGCCGATCCTGCTCGCACGCGCCCGCCCGAACATCGTCCTGCTCTTCATCTTCGTCCTCGGCTCCTACGAGATCCCGCTCCTGCTGGGCCGCCAGGCACCGCAGATGGTGTCCGTGCTGGCGATGCGCAAGTATGCCCTGTTCGACCTCACGGAAAAGCCCGAGGCGTTCATCATCGCGCTGCTCTATACGGCACTCGTGCTGTTGCTCCTCATCGCGGGTATGCGTGACGGCACCGTGTTCCGGCGCGGGAGGGAGACCCCATGA
- a CDS encoding ABC transporter permease — protein sequence MSTATLEPRTKTAPLRRLAALAVGAACLFPFAYLLLLSLARRWPFPALWPDGFQPDRWHDVLSGTGNLAAGFALSGLISLTVAALSTAAGYVTGKYIAYHPRRQTLLFLAYIPFIMSPVILGTCLMYLYLKAGLAGSTTGVILAQSMFAYGFGIVFFSAFWNPEVKALEDLVFTLGGSRLDAYRRVLLPVSRGPLLVCFFQTFLISWFQYGLTLLIGTGKVQTLPLLVYAYLNEANVHYAAMAACLLILPPALLLWINKRFVFNEMREF from the coding sequence ATGAGCACCGCCACGCTGGAGCCCCGGACGAAGACGGCCCCGCTGCGCCGGCTGGCCGCGCTCGCGGTGGGGGCCGCGTGCCTCTTCCCCTTCGCCTACCTCCTGCTGCTCTCGCTGGCACGGCGCTGGCCCTTCCCCGCCCTGTGGCCCGACGGGTTCCAACCCGACCGCTGGCACGACGTCCTCTCCGGCACCGGCAACCTGGCCGCCGGCTTTGCCCTCTCCGGCCTGATCTCCCTGACCGTCGCCGCCCTCTCGACGGCCGCCGGCTACGTCACCGGCAAATACATCGCCTATCATCCCCGCCGGCAAACGCTGCTTTTTCTGGCCTACATCCCCTTCATCATGTCGCCGGTGATTCTGGGAACGTGCCTGATGTATCTTTACCTGAAAGCCGGCCTGGCCGGCAGCACGACGGGCGTCATCCTGGCCCAGTCGATGTTTGCCTACGGCTTCGGCATCGTCTTCTTCAGTGCCTTCTGGAACCCGGAAGTCAAAGCGCTCGAAGACCTGGTCTTCACCCTCGGCGGCAGCCGCCTCGATGCCTACCGGCGGGTGCTGCTGCCCGTCTCCAGGGGCCCGCTCCTGGTCTGCTTCTTCCAGACCTTCCTGATCTCCTGGTTCCAGTACGGCCTGACGTTGCTCATCGGGACGGGTAAGGTGCAGACGCTGCCCCTCCTGGTCTACGCTTACCTCAACGAGGCAAACGTGCACTATGCGGCCATGGCGGCCTGCCTGCTGATCCTCCCCCCCGCCCTCCTGCTGTGGATCAACAAACGCTTCGTCTTCAACGAGATGCGGGAGTTTTAA
- a CDS encoding MTAP family purine nucleoside phosphorylase yields MSADLSVAVILGSAFGAGRLGDLSLRPVDVGTPWGRQTLHRVDHVERPAYVLFRHGTPHRLLPNQINYRAQAAALRAVDCGALVVTSSVGVLDPTLPLFRLLLVGDLLMPENRLPDGSTCTMFPTPSPEHGHLVLSEGLFSSALGSQLRRLAEDTGEAIHPDAVVFAYAGGPRTKTPAENRLWARLGAQVNSMTLGPEVVLANELGIPCAGLVAGHKYSVPDVPNLEDAGSVEASLAAARQAMERVVTTFLRHGKPVPFGNHLYRFGAP; encoded by the coding sequence ATGTCCGCCGATCTTTCCGTTGCCGTCATCCTCGGGAGTGCCTTCGGGGCCGGGCGTCTCGGCGACCTGTCCCTCCGGCCGGTCGATGTCGGGACGCCGTGGGGCCGGCAGACGCTCCACCGCGTGGACCACGTCGAACGACCGGCCTATGTGCTCTTCCGCCACGGAACGCCGCATCGCCTGCTGCCGAACCAGATCAACTACCGCGCCCAGGCCGCCGCGCTGCGGGCCGTAGACTGCGGCGCCCTCGTCGTGACCAGCTCCGTCGGCGTGCTCGACCCCACCCTGCCCCTGTTCCGCCTGCTCCTCGTCGGCGACCTGCTCATGCCGGAGAACCGCCTGCCGGACGGCAGCACCTGCACCATGTTCCCCACCCCCTCGCCGGAGCACGGCCATCTGGTGCTCAGCGAAGGGCTCTTCTCCTCCGCCCTCGGCAGCCAGCTCCGCCGCCTGGCCGAAGACACGGGCGAGGCGATCCACCCGGACGCGGTCGTCTTCGCCTATGCCGGCGGGCCGCGCACGAAGACGCCCGCCGAGAACCGCCTGTGGGCCCGCCTCGGAGCCCAGGTCAACTCGATGACGCTTGGACCGGAGGTGGTGCTCGCCAACGAGCTGGGCATCCCCTGTGCCGGCCTCGTGGCCGGGCACAAATACTCGGTGCCGGACGTGCCAAACCTCGAAGACGCCGGCTCGGTCGAGGCCTCGCTCGCGGCGGCCCGGCAGGCGATGGAACGGGTCGTCACCACCTTCCTCCGGCATGGAAAGCCCGTTCCCTTCGGCAACCACCTCTACCGCTTCGGCGCTCCCTGA
- a CDS encoding GWxTD domain-containing protein, whose protein sequence is MEPTADRPPNRWRLVLLAGLLLAGAAGAQPGQPEEVRLLAAELARYRADPGHAPRHERLATHRLLAERLLALDPGHPLALAERARLALDELQWNVYRTRRHHTRYFARRAEEAAAAARQYLERLLHAAPAAAETYAVAMRFFAYTGRLDEAEPFLEVMRRHRPDDPATWLYLGLVAHAQGRAGEAATRFEGALARMRPGMRDAFDDLGYFLPDGAPPRDTAAFWTTRDPLLLTPANERRNAHYARRVLADLLFGDPDRGRPGWQTVPGDLVVRYGLPRDPMLATSPYGAVLGEAAGAGKVWIYPAPTRGDVVTFYLEDPFRNGDLRFYTPPATAGGADPELEARAVLRRTPERYVYEGPGRRVRLPHVAAVFKGEEGRTEVCTAFAHPAGEALPPPIETGAFLLDASGVRASARRTRMQPVREAMRLREPGRAAYCLAVPPGHYTLAVELAAGPGVAYGVERVDLTVPDLSGPGLATGDLLLADTVATATPEDDGEERPGWIRRGDLYIRPVPWDTLAPGQPLYLYFEVYGLSPAPGGTRSYTVEAVLLPRDPAGSGRDRGGIRKPFDEVPGKAARATVALRFVQTAPGPDDALALRLDPGRPDPGPHLLTVRVTEAATGARRVLTRAVTFPAR, encoded by the coding sequence ATGGAACCAACCGCTGACAGGCCGCCGAACCGGTGGCGCCTGGTGTTGCTGGCCGGGCTGCTGCTGGCCGGTGCGGCCGGGGCGCAGCCGGGGCAGCCGGAAGAGGTGCGGCTGCTCGCCGCCGAGCTGGCACGTTACCGCGCCGATCCGGGGCATGCCCCACGCCATGAACGCCTGGCCACGCACCGGCTCCTTGCCGAAAGGCTCCTGGCGCTCGACCCCGGCCATCCGCTGGCCCTGGCGGAGAGGGCCCGCCTCGCACTGGACGAACTCCAGTGGAACGTCTACCGCACCCGCCGCCATCACACCCGCTACTTCGCCCGCCGGGCAGAGGAGGCCGCCGCAGCCGCCCGGCAGTACCTCGAGCGGCTCCTGCACGCCGCGCCGGCAGCCGCCGAGACCTATGCCGTGGCGATGCGGTTCTTCGCCTATACCGGGCGGCTCGACGAGGCCGAACCGTTCCTCGAGGTGATGCGCCGCCATCGCCCCGACGATCCGGCGACCTGGCTGTACCTCGGCCTGGTGGCCCATGCACAGGGCCGCGCCGGAGAGGCCGCCACCCGTTTTGAAGGGGCCCTGGCCCGTATGCGACCCGGCATGCGGGATGCCTTCGACGATCTCGGGTACTTCCTGCCGGACGGGGCACCGCCGCGGGATACTGCCGCGTTCTGGACCACCCGCGATCCCCTGCTGCTCACCCCGGCCAACGAACGCCGCAACGCACACTATGCCCGGCGGGTCCTGGCCGACCTGCTCTTCGGCGATCCGGACCGCGGGCGACCCGGGTGGCAAACCGTCCCCGGCGATCTCGTGGTGCGATACGGGTTGCCCCGGGACCCCATGCTCGCCACCTCCCCCTACGGCGCCGTCCTCGGGGAAGCAGCGGGAGCCGGCAAGGTGTGGATCTACCCGGCACCTACGCGCGGGGACGTCGTCACGTTCTACCTCGAAGATCCTTTTCGAAACGGGGATTTACGCTTCTATACGCCGCCGGCCACCGCGGGGGGGGCCGATCCCGAACTCGAAGCGCGGGCCGTCCTCCGAAGGACACCGGAGCGATACGTCTACGAGGGGCCCGGCCGCCGCGTCCGCCTGCCGCACGTCGCCGCCGTTTTCAAGGGGGAGGAGGGACGAACCGAGGTGTGCACCGCCTTTGCCCACCCGGCGGGGGAGGCCCTGCCGCCCCCCATCGAAACCGGGGCTTTCCTGCTCGACGCGTCCGGCGTCCGGGCCTCGGCGCGCCGGACGCGCATGCAGCCCGTACGGGAAGCCATGCGCCTTCGGGAGCCAGGGCGGGCGGCGTACTGCCTGGCGGTCCCGCCGGGGCACTATACGCTGGCGGTTGAGCTCGCGGCCGGGCCCGGCGTGGCGTACGGCGTCGAGCGCGTGGACCTCACGGTGCCGGACCTGTCCGGGCCCGGCCTGGCCACCGGCGACCTGCTCCTGGCCGACACGGTGGCAACGGCCACTCCCGAAGACGACGGCGAGGAACGTCCGGGATGGATCCGCCGGGGAGACCTGTACATCCGCCCCGTGCCGTGGGACACCCTCGCACCCGGGCAGCCGCTCTACCTGTACTTCGAAGTGTATGGCCTCTCGCCGGCTCCCGGCGGCACACGGTCCTACACGGTCGAGGCGGTACTGCTGCCCCGCGACCCGGCCGGTAGCGGCCGCGACCGGGGCGGGATCCGGAAGCCGTTCGACGAGGTGCCCGGCAAGGCGGCACGGGCGACGGTCGCCCTGCGTTTCGTCCAGACCGCCCCCGGCCCGGACGATGCGCTGGCCCTGCGCCTCGATCCCGGTCGCCCCGACCCCGGCCCGCACCTTCTCACCGTGCGGGTCACCGAGGCGGCAACCGGCGCGCGCCGGGTGTTGACCCGGGCCGTCACCTTCCCCGCCCGGTAG
- a CDS encoding DUF4920 domain-containing protein, whose protein sequence is MRTILPILLLVCLAACGAEKPAGVDPLAGYAVYGEAFQPEDAVPVEAVLAERAHYAGRAVKVEGRVAEVCRAAGCWLTLQAEGENIRIHVPRDEAGAYVFTVPTDLSGKRVVVYGELAAHEVTKAMHDHYEEDAGHAPQEGEEHDAGAAPHTELQMIARGVLVEKEAAASDA, encoded by the coding sequence ATGCGTACGATCCTGCCGATCTTACTGCTCGTGTGCCTTGCCGCCTGCGGCGCCGAGAAGCCGGCCGGGGTAGACCCCCTGGCGGGTTATGCGGTCTATGGTGAGGCTTTTCAGCCCGAGGATGCCGTGCCCGTCGAGGCCGTGCTGGCCGAGCGGGCCCACTATGCCGGTCGGGCGGTCAAGGTGGAGGGCCGCGTGGCCGAGGTCTGCCGGGCCGCCGGCTGCTGGCTGACGCTCCAGGCCGAGGGCGAGAACATCCGCATCCACGTGCCGCGGGACGAAGCCGGGGCGTACGTCTTCACCGTCCCGACCGACCTGAGCGGGAAGCGGGTCGTCGTCTACGGCGAACTGGCCGCGCACGAGGTCACGAAGGCGATGCACGACCATTACGAGGAGGATGCCGGTCACGCCCCGCAAGAAGGCGAGGAGCACGACGCCGGCGCAGCGCCGCACACGGAGCTGCAGATGATCGCCCGCGGGGTGCTGGTGGAAAAGGAAGCGGCGGCGAGCGACGCCTGA
- a CDS encoding ABC transporter ATP-binding protein, which yields MFLEVQHLVKTFGPERVLREVSFGVAAHETLSILGPSGCGKTTLLKIIAGLETPDAGTIRLAGEDLGGVPPQRRGIVYLYQEPLLFPHLDVFENIAFGLRLRRVDAAMLRRRTDEMLASLELSAHARKKPHQLSGGQRQRVAFGRAIIVNPRLLLLDEPFASLDVDIRASMQRLFRHLARRYRITSLFVTHDLKEALLVGDRMASLRRGCLKTYPSKEAFIDDPETGVQREIDFWETLRNPIPQPGDDDARSA from the coding sequence ATGTTCCTCGAGGTACAGCATCTGGTGAAGACGTTCGGCCCGGAGCGGGTCCTGCGGGAGGTCAGCTTCGGCGTGGCGGCGCACGAGACGCTGAGCATCCTCGGACCGTCGGGCTGCGGCAAGACCACGCTGCTGAAGATCATTGCCGGGCTGGAGACGCCGGATGCCGGCACGATCCGGCTGGCCGGTGAAGACCTCGGCGGCGTACCGCCCCAGCGGCGCGGCATCGTCTACCTCTACCAGGAGCCCCTGCTCTTCCCCCACCTCGACGTCTTCGAGAACATCGCCTTCGGCCTGCGGCTGCGCCGGGTCGATGCGGCCATGCTCCGGCGGCGCACCGACGAGATGCTCGCCAGCCTCGAACTCTCCGCCCATGCCCGCAAAAAGCCGCACCAGCTTTCGGGCGGGCAACGGCAGCGTGTCGCCTTCGGACGGGCCATCATCGTCAACCCCCGGCTGCTCCTGCTCGATGAACCGTTCGCCAGCCTCGACGTCGACATCCGGGCCAGCATGCAGCGCCTCTTCCGCCACCTCGCGCGCCGCTACCGCATCACCTCGCTGTTCGTGACGCACGACCTGAAGGAAGCCCTGCTCGTGGGCGACCGCATGGCAAGCCTGCGGCGAGGATGCCTGAAGACCTACCCCTCGAAAGAAGCGTTCATCGACGACCCCGAGACCGGGGTGCAGCGCGAGATCGATTTCTGGGAGACGCTCCGCAACCCGATCCCACAGCCGGGAGACGACGATGCCCGGAGCGCATAG
- a CDS encoding dipeptidase has product MAPRADLPVLDGHNDTLLRLHVNGLPERAFFQPGREGHLDLPRARAGGLGGGFFAVFVPPPEPGATGSRQAAATQDGYAVPYAPAIDPGYALRTAMALTARLFRIEAASEGQVRVVRSADELAGCLARGVFAMILHFEGAEAIDPDLHALEVFYRAGLRSLGIVWSRPNAFGYGVPFRFPHAPDIGPGLTEAGRALVRACNRLGILIDLAHLNERGFWDVAALSEAPLVVTHAAVHALSPSSRNLTDRQLDAIGASGGVVGLNFSVYDLRADGRRVEETPLEVLVRHIDYIRDRIGIDHVAFGSDFDGTVIPRALGDAAGLPRLLEALRAAGYDAAALRKLAYENWLRVLRATWK; this is encoded by the coding sequence ATGGCACCCCGCGCTGATCTGCCCGTTCTCGACGGTCACAACGACACCCTGTTGCGCCTGCATGTGAACGGCCTGCCCGAACGGGCCTTCTTTCAGCCGGGCCGGGAGGGGCATCTGGATCTGCCCCGGGCACGGGCCGGTGGCCTCGGCGGTGGTTTTTTTGCCGTCTTCGTGCCGCCCCCGGAGCCCGGTGCGACCGGCTCGCGCCAGGCCGCGGCGACGCAGGACGGGTACGCCGTGCCCTATGCCCCGGCCATCGACCCCGGCTATGCCCTGCGGACGGCGATGGCCCTGACGGCCCGGCTCTTTCGGATCGAGGCCGCTTCGGAGGGACAGGTGCGGGTGGTGCGCTCGGCCGACGAACTCGCCGGCTGCCTGGCACGGGGCGTGTTCGCCATGATCCTGCACTTCGAAGGGGCGGAGGCCATCGACCCGGACCTCCATGCCCTGGAGGTGTTCTACCGGGCCGGGCTGCGGTCGCTCGGGATCGTGTGGAGCCGCCCCAACGCCTTCGGCTACGGGGTGCCCTTTCGCTTCCCGCACGCGCCGGACATCGGGCCGGGGTTGACGGAAGCCGGCCGGGCGCTCGTGCGGGCCTGCAACCGGCTGGGCATTCTCATCGACCTGGCCCACCTCAACGAGCGCGGCTTCTGGGACGTGGCCGCTCTCTCGGAGGCGCCGCTCGTCGTCACCCATGCCGCCGTGCACGCGCTGAGTCCCTCCAGCCGCAACCTCACCGACCGGCAACTCGACGCCATCGGCGCCTCCGGCGGGGTCGTCGGGCTCAACTTTTCCGTGTACGACCTGCGGGCGGACGGGCGCCGGGTGGAGGAAACGCCGCTCGAGGTCCTCGTGCGTCATATCGACTACATCCGGGACCGCATCGGCATCGACCACGTGGCCTTCGGCTCGGATTTCGACGGCACGGTCATCCCCCGCGCTCTGGGCGATGCCGCCGGGCTGCCCCGCCTCCTCGAGGCACTCCGGGCGGCCGGGTACGACGCGGCGGCCCTCCGCAAACTGGCGTACGAGAACTGGCTCCGGGTGCTCCGCGCCACCTGGAAATAG